A window from Primulina huaijiensis isolate GDHJ02 chromosome 11, ASM1229523v2, whole genome shotgun sequence encodes these proteins:
- the LOC140987253 gene encoding protein EXORDIUM-like 2 — translation MASSSSYPSATPNLQFSKICFFFLLFTSYSMAALVQQPPLVLKYHKGALLKGAVTANLIWYGKFTPTQRSIIVDFLQSLNSAKSLQPSVSSWWKTTEKYSGGGSSNLVLGKQFFDENCSLGKSLKNSHIIYLAAKGGHLNGAVNVVLTAEDVAVDGFCMSRCGTHGSTREATRFAYAWVGNAETQCPGYCAWPFHQPVYGPQTPPLVSPNGDVGVDGMVINLATVLAGTVTNPFNKGYFQGPATAPLEAVTSCTGVFGSGAYPGYAGNVLTEKTSGASYNAHGVNGRRFLMPAMWDPQTSLCSTLV, via the coding sequence atggcttcttcttcttcttaccCTTCTGCCACTCCTAATcttcaattttcgaaaatctgctTCTTTTTCTTGCTTTTTACATCCTATTCAATGGCGGCGTTGGTGCAGCAACCGCCCCTTGTGTTGAAATATCACAAGGGAGCTCTGCTGAAAGGCGCCGTTACTGCGAACTTAATCTGGTATGGGAAGTTCACACCCACTCAACGCTCCATTATCGTTGATTTCCTACAATCGTTGAACTCTGCGAAATCCCTTCAGCCCTCTGTTTCGTCCTGGTGGAAGACGACGGAGAAGTACAGTGGTGGTGGGTCGTCTAATCTTGTTCTGGGAAAGCAGTTCTTTGATGAGAACTGTTCTCTAGGGAAATCTCTGAAAAACTCGCACATTATTTACCTAGCTGCAAAAGGTGGACATCTGAACGGAGCGGTTAACGTCGTACTGACGGCGGAGGACGTCGCGGTTGATGGGTTTTGCATGAGCAGATGCGGCACCCACGGCTCCACTCGTGAGGCGACCCGGTTCGCGTACGCGTGGGTGGGCAACGCGGAGACGCAGTGTCCAGGCTACTGCGCGTGGCCGTTTCACCAGCCGGTTTACGGCCCGCAGACCCCGCCTCTGGTGTCTCCGAACGGCGACGTCGGAGTTGATGGGATGGTGATTAATTTGGCCACGGTTCTGGCGGGAACGGTGACGAACCCGTTTAACAAGGGGTACTTCCAGGGTCCGGCAACCGCGCCATTGGAGGCTGTCACTTCCTGCACGGGGGTGTTCGGTTCGGGTGCGTACCCGGGTTACGCCGGCAACGTCCTGACGGAGAAGACGAGCGGGGCGAGTTACAATGCGCACGGGGTCAACGGAAGAAGGTTCCTTATGCCGGCTATGTGGGACCCGCAAACATCCCTGTGCTCCACTCTTGTGTGA